From Pseudomonas hormoni:
GCGCCGAGCTTCCATGCCCAGCAGTTGTGCGTGGCATTCAAATCACTGTGCTGTTCGATAAACGCCTGGGCTTCAGCAGGGCTGCTGATCGGCGCGGCGAAGGTGATGAAACGGCTTTTGCGAATCTCTTCGCGGTATTCGCAAAAGCCGCTGAGGGTAAAAGGCATAAGAGTCTTAATTAGCTGGAGTCAGGCCGCAGCCCTTGAGAATGATGCGGATCAGGTTGTTGCCGGCGTCCTCCATGTCTTGCTTGGTCAACTTGGTACGGCCGCTGACCCGGCAAATTTGCGTGGCGAAATCGGCGTAATGCTGGGTGCTGCCCCACAACAGGAAGATCAGGTTGACCGGGTCGACAGGGTCCATTTTGCCGGCGTCGATCCACGCCTGGAATACCGCCGCCCGGCCCTGGAACCAGACGCGGTAGTCCTGGTTGAAATACTCGGTCAGGCATTCGCCGCCGCTGATCACTTCCATCGCGAAGATCCGCGAGGCTTGCGGTTGGCGGCGGGAGAATTCCATCTTGGCGCGGATGTAGCGCGTCAGCGCTTCGGCCGGATCATCCTCGGCGG
This genomic window contains:
- a CDS encoding TetR/AcrR family transcriptional regulator encodes the protein MTFEVPAHGGKPASRIRQKNEETIIKAAEDEFARHGFKGTSMNTIALNAGLPKANLHYYFTNKLGLYVAVLSNILQLWDSTFNTLTAEDDPAEALTRYIRAKMEFSRRQPQASRIFAMEVISGGECLTEYFNQDYRVWFQGRAAVFQAWIDAGKMDPVDPVNLIFLLWGSTQHYADFATQICRVSGRTKLTKQDMEDAGNNLIRIILKGCGLTPAN